The genomic segment ATCTGAAAAATTTGAAGAAACGAGTTATCAATATGACTTTGGCTTGGTAACTTTAACTACCTTCATTTGTTTTTTAAAAAAAGGCACACCACAATTAACGGAGCATATCGCTATAGAATGGCTAGCACCTAAAGAATTGACTACACTAGAATGGGCACCAGCGGATATACCAGCCGTTGAGAAATTAATGGATATGGAAACAATACGATGACAGATATGTTAGAGCGTTCTTTAAAAAAAGCTTTTATAGACCAAAAAATTGAAGGTTCTTTATATGACCCTCAAATGATCATCAATGATACGGAAAAAAAGCGGTATATGCTAAATGTGTTGCAAAATGAATTGGATACTTGTAAAGAATTCTTTTTTTCAGTGGCTTTTTTAACTCAAGGTGGACTAGCAGCGCTAAAAACACAATTAGCTGACTTACATACTCGAGGAATTAAAGGAAAAATTTTAACTTCAACTTATTTAGCCTTTAATCAGCCCGCTGTCTTTGAAGACTTAATAAAGTTTCCTAATGTAGAAGTGCGCATTTCAGAAAAACAAGGGTTTCATTCCAAAGGATATCTATTTAAACAATCAGGGTATCATTCTTTTATCATCGGAAGTTCCAACTTAACCATGAGTGCTTTAAAGACGAACTACGAGTGGAATGTCCGTTTAACTTCCTATGACCATGGGCAGATGATTCAAGACATCCAATTACATATGGAGCAAGAATGGCAAGCGGCCCAAGTATTAACTTCAGAATGGGTTCATGATTATAAAAAGACTTATCAACCAATGACGTACTACAAAGAAGTCAGCACAATCCAAGATCCAGCTCTTATTGATGAGCCCGCTCCTTACATCGTGACTAAGCCTGATCCTAATAATATGCAAAAAGCAGCTCTATTCAATCTAAAAGAATTACGGAAAACTGGAGCCCAAAAAGGATTGGTCATTTCTGCTACAGGAACTGGAAAAACGTATTTATCAGCTTTTGATGTTTTACAAGCTAAACCTAAACGCGTTTTATTTATCGTTCATAGAGAACAAATTCTTAACAAAGCCAAAAGTGTTTTTCAAGAAATTCTTGGAGAACAAAAGGATGATTATGGAATTCTATCGGGAAATAAGAAAGAAATAACAGCAACTTATTTATTTGCTACGATTCAAACGATTTCAAAAGATGCGGTTATGCATCAATTTGCTAAAGATCACTTCGATTACGTTTTAATTGATGAAGTGCATAAAGCTGGTGCTTCTTCCTATCATCGCGTAATCGATTA from the Carnobacterium inhibens subsp. inhibens DSM 13024 genome contains:
- a CDS encoding (deoxy)nucleoside triphosphate pyrophosphohydrolase, which encodes MKKINVVGAILIENGKILCAQRGKGKSLAYLWEFPGGKIETGETPQEALIRELQEELMIEVEVQSEKFEETSYQYDFGLVTLTTFICFLKKGTPQLTEHIAIEWLAPKELTTLEWAPADIPAVEKLMDMETIR